A window of Saccopteryx leptura isolate mSacLep1 chromosome 5, mSacLep1_pri_phased_curated, whole genome shotgun sequence contains these coding sequences:
- the ADH5 gene encoding alcohol dehydrogenase class-3: MSAARRLEEDMAKQVIRCKAAVAWEAGKPLSIEEVEVAPPKAHEVRIKIIATAICHTDAYTLSGADPEGSFPVILGHEGAGIVESVGEGVTKLKAGDTVIPLYIPQCGECKFCLNPKTNLCQKIRVTQGKGLMPDGTSRFTCKGKTILHYMGTSTFSEYTVVADISVAKIDPLAPLDKVCLLGCGISTGYGAVVNTAKVEPGSTCAVFGLGGVGLAVIMGCKVAGASRIIGVDINKDKFPRAKEFGASECINPQDFSKPIQEVLIEMTDGGVDYSFECIGNVKVMRAALEACHKGWGVSVVVGVAASGEEIATRPFQLVTGRTWKGTAFGGWKSVESVPKLVSEYMSKKIKVDEFVTYNLSFDQINKAFELLHEGKSIRTVVKF; the protein is encoded by the exons ATGTCCGCCGCGCGCAGGCTGGAGGAGGACATGGCGAAGCAG GTGATCAGGTGCAAGGCTGCGGTTGCCTGGGAGGCTGGAAAGCCCCTCTCCATAGAGGAGGTAGAGGTGGCGCCGCCAAAGGCTCATGAAGTTCGAATCAAG ATTATTGCCACTGCAATTTGCCACACTGATGCCTATACCCTGAGTGGGGCTGATCCTGAAGGGAGTTTTCCAGTGATCTTGGGACATGAAGGTGCTGGAATTGTGGAGAGTGTTGGTGAAGGAGTTACTAAGCTAAAGGCAG GTGATACTGTCATCCCACTTTATATTCCCCAGTGTGGAGAATGCAAATTTTGTCTAAATCCTAAAACAAACCTTTGCCAGAAGATTAG agtcACTCAAGGGAAAGGCTTAATGCCAGATGGCACTAGCAGATTTACTTGCAAAGGAAAGACAATTTTACATTACATGGGAACCAGCACGTTCTCTGAATATACGGTTGTGGCTGATATCTCTGTTGCTAAAATTGATCCTTTAGCACCTTTGGATAAAGTCTGCCTCCTGGGTTGTGGCATTTCAACTGGTTATGGTGCTGTTGTGAACACTGCCAAG GTGGAGCCTGGCTCTACTTGTGCTGTCTTCGGCCTCGGAGGAGTTGGATTGGCAGTGATCATGGGCTGTAAGGTGGCTGGTGCGTCCCGGATCATTGGTGTGGATATCAATAAAGATAAATTTCCAAGGGCCAAGGAGTTTGGAGCCTCTGAATGTATCAACCCCCAGGACTTCAGTAAGCCCATCCAGGAAGTGCTCATTGAGATGACTGACGGGGGAGTGGACTACTCCTTTGAGTGCATTGGTAACGTGAAGGTCATG AGAGCAGCGCTGGAGGCCTGCCACAAAGGCTGGGGCGTCAGCGTGGTGGTTGGAGTAGCTGCTTCCGGAGAAGAAATCGCCACTCGGCCGTTCCAGCTGGTCACAGGCCGCACGTGGAAAGGCACTGCCTTTGGAG GATGGAAGAGTGTAGAAAGCGTCCCAAAGTTGGTGTCCGAATATATGTCCAAAAAGATAAAAGTTGATGAATTTGTGACTTACAATCTCTCTTTTGACCAAATTAACAAAGCCTTTGAACTGTTGCATGAAGGAAAGAG CATCCGAACCGTTGTAAAGTTTTAA